One Solibacillus sp. R5-41 DNA segment encodes these proteins:
- a CDS encoding normocyte-binding protein, with amino-acid sequence MFERLRKIENLEQRQLLKDIVSGVLMNLVDYQDEMNKKLEERVFNEIEDWENKHDIYVTLCLKEDVDPIHDSLFPMIPTDLENNRINMKQLLDSFRRNESVSVLTLFLECDSMQIKQLLALKRHFVGQLLTTEGHYDVKFCLEQNTTYIEEIDKLYPIFQVNGLPWKTVNNPFAYKFFDVVLLDCPPLNEETEIIEFTIDLEEFDDKKRLDMIPLWNIERLEVKNTGFPIPATDKVNYEHTISIRKTGTKHGYLVEADEENIRYVKRSEDELMMVSPLDKSGIWKIVKIANIEKEKIGKLNYELVSNRKIDRFMNKFVNNYAVSVKTKGEIIRLVNSFEAAKAVELVDVEIVETTQLVSFSYPINPFLVNVVGEHSNKKVMLLLFKENEENTFVSNDILSFFVAEVQRHFYEYKCEGTWV; translated from the coding sequence ATGTTTGAGCGATTACGAAAAATAGAGAACCTAGAGCAACGTCAATTACTAAAAGATATTGTAAGTGGTGTGCTCATGAATTTAGTCGATTATCAGGATGAAATGAACAAAAAGCTAGAAGAACGAGTCTTTAACGAAATTGAAGATTGGGAGAACAAACATGATATTTATGTCACGCTTTGTCTAAAAGAAGACGTTGACCCTATTCATGATTCCCTATTTCCGATGATCCCGACAGACCTTGAAAACAACCGTATCAACATGAAACAATTACTGGATTCATTTAGACGAAATGAATCTGTATCTGTTCTTACCTTATTTTTAGAGTGTGATTCGATGCAAATTAAACAACTACTTGCCCTTAAAAGGCATTTTGTTGGTCAGCTACTCACTACTGAAGGGCATTATGATGTGAAGTTTTGCTTGGAGCAAAACACAACTTATATTGAGGAAATTGATAAACTTTACCCTATTTTTCAAGTCAATGGTCTTCCGTGGAAAACAGTAAATAATCCCTTTGCCTATAAATTTTTTGATGTTGTGTTACTGGATTGCCCACCATTAAATGAAGAAACAGAAATTATTGAATTCACAATCGATTTAGAGGAGTTTGACGACAAAAAACGATTAGATATGATCCCTTTATGGAATATTGAGAGGCTCGAGGTAAAAAATACAGGGTTTCCAATTCCCGCAACGGATAAAGTAAATTATGAACATACCATTTCTATTCGCAAGACTGGTACTAAACATGGCTATCTAGTTGAGGCAGATGAAGAAAATATTCGTTATGTTAAACGGTCAGAGGATGAGTTAATGATGGTCTCTCCTCTTGATAAATCAGGGATATGGAAAATCGTGAAAATTGCCAATATTGAAAAAGAAAAGATAGGTAAGCTAAATTATGAACTTGTTTCTAATCGGAAAATAGATAGATTTATGAATAAATTTGTGAACAACTATGCTGTTAGTGTAAAAACTAAAGGTGAAATTATTAGACTTGTCAATTCCTTTGAAGCTGCTAAAGCTGTGGAATTGGTAGATGTGGAAATAGTTGAAACAACTCAACTCGTAAGCTTCAGTTATCCTATTAATCCTTTTTTAGTCAATGTTGTTGGTGAGCATAGCAACAAAAAAGTTATGCTTTTGTTATTTAAAGAAAACGAAGAGAATACTTTTGTTTCAAATGATATTCTCAGTTTCTTTGTTGCAGAAGTGCAGAGACATTTTTATGAATATAAATGTGAAGGTACATGGGTATGA
- a CDS encoding iron-dependent peroxidase, producing the protein MGMNYIWDLIIRAEDEGLSKTDIKFTLAKTFSPYMELSPKFLNAHFVENVVEVNPYYRYHEIFKNLFHLDNDKEAELREVFFDIVIHFLAEIDRMQGMNKKEFFIQFVLSEIEAGVFGESVRDKIQVFIKKEKEIIALNVLRLYQTGDEIYLVKDTIKKLFKGCIIYLKSEEQDELLVYIEQKQCEINQLKVQLVQEIFLPIGFHMEVYWNNHIGIIDVEETMKLDRIALY; encoded by the coding sequence ATGGGTATGAACTACATTTGGGATTTGATAATAAGAGCTGAGGATGAGGGTTTATCTAAAACGGATATTAAATTTACCCTAGCTAAAACTTTTTCTCCTTATATGGAACTTAGCCCTAAGTTTTTAAATGCACATTTTGTGGAAAATGTTGTCGAAGTGAATCCTTATTATCGGTATCATGAAATATTCAAAAATTTATTTCATCTAGACAATGATAAAGAAGCGGAACTTAGAGAAGTATTTTTTGATATTGTAATTCACTTTCTAGCGGAAATAGATCGCATGCAAGGAATGAATAAAAAGGAGTTTTTCATTCAGTTTGTACTGAGTGAAATTGAAGCTGGTGTATTTGGAGAAAGTGTGCGCGATAAAATACAGGTATTTATAAAAAAGGAAAAAGAGATTATCGCGTTAAATGTTTTAAGGTTATATCAAACGGGTGATGAAATTTATTTGGTAAAAGACACGATTAAAAAGCTTTTCAAGGGTTGTATTATTTACCTGAAATCTGAAGAACAGGATGAATTACTTGTATATATCGAACAAAAGCAATGTGAGATTAATCAGTTAAAAGTGCAACTTGTTCAAGAAATTTTTTTACCAATAGGATTTCATATGGAAGTTTATTGGAACAATCACATTGGCATTATTGATGTAGAGGAGACAATGAAACTCGATCGAATTGCCCTTTATTGA
- a CDS encoding molecular chaperone — protein sequence MNKYSFKLHTNKSYPEKKYMTFTRVELMEMTTFQLRNICYKEKLVTGLINTLPRDRLIQTILRYRGAEGSLLIKEQRDGGFERVEASMQKYLKTALTDNGEIKIPAKMSIYRGMKIDKPDKYLVETGGRLVESNVLLVNESQELCGILNLVKDNQHQNLYYLTADQDIGIRDTKNKNYSFIFLRKQDSEYIYKTYYQENSLPPTNLHYFKIPIPDLEIKPLETTNAILAIDFGTTNTTAGVYLDSEYVSSPCTHDLLNKRIQLNSINFVTFLEQTHQDEWIEVVPTVMSVADCSNPDQMSYHFGYDALKIMKKNSYTSLATKFQGIKRWVNNYSKLEEIMDGQGNTALVPRSQILREFMLYIIRMAEHQFKCRFKHLHISSPVKLKTQFIEMFHNILPEYEIESDHALDEGMAVLYNTIANQIENDSFMDGKEYKALVIDCGGGTTDLSSCKFRIEDGHISYKIEINTTYENGDTNFGGNNITYRIFQFMKIVFANYYSRGKNAYDIDALIDIPGKDIYRHVDDFGLEAVYEQFESAFIEAGNIIPTRFKEYENRTRDEYLRVRNNYYFLWEMAEEMKKEFFRKTGILRSRFYSENDLHQDSDLNVTAVERWCLSLLENNQFKDVYDYPNVFFNIKEINHLIKADIYDIVRDFLEEFYENGQLSEYSIIKLTGQSCKIDAFREALKEFVPGRSIEFRQKAENIGKVPELKLSCLRGALRYLNAKKIGMIETDVTNHAPGVPYAVSAFTHNRQEKLLISSLERLNQIHGTISRPWGVTEVEFFLSGSDNHATHKYIYFNRKEDYAPVLYENIAAYYQDKIPQDETDSIVNGEVKFFVFAGEAHWGFHVVPVARRDEQLFIGSKEFFAFETDLSELDFFDGLK from the coding sequence GTGAATAAATATTCATTTAAGTTGCATACGAATAAAAGTTATCCAGAAAAGAAATATATGACGTTTACACGAGTTGAATTAATGGAAATGACAACCTTCCAGCTCAGAAATATTTGCTATAAAGAGAAGCTTGTCACAGGACTGATTAATACACTTCCACGAGATAGGCTAATTCAGACCATATTAAGATACCGTGGGGCTGAAGGGAGTCTTCTAATAAAAGAGCAAAGGGATGGCGGCTTTGAACGAGTAGAAGCGTCTATGCAAAAGTACTTAAAAACTGCTCTAACAGATAATGGTGAGATAAAAATTCCCGCTAAAATGAGCATATACAGAGGGATGAAAATTGATAAGCCTGACAAGTATCTAGTAGAAACTGGTGGGCGTCTAGTGGAATCAAATGTGTTATTAGTCAATGAGAGTCAGGAGTTATGTGGCATTCTCAATTTAGTAAAAGACAATCAACATCAAAATTTGTACTACCTTACAGCTGATCAAGACATAGGAATCAGGGATACAAAAAATAAGAATTATAGTTTCATTTTCCTAAGAAAGCAGGATTCAGAGTACATCTATAAGACATACTATCAAGAGAATTCGCTTCCTCCAACGAATCTCCATTATTTTAAAATTCCTATCCCGGATTTAGAAATAAAGCCGCTTGAAACAACAAATGCCATTCTTGCAATAGATTTTGGAACGACCAATACAACAGCTGGAGTTTATTTAGATAGTGAATACGTATCTTCTCCATGTACTCATGACTTGCTAAATAAAAGAATTCAGCTCAATAGCATTAACTTTGTAACATTTTTAGAGCAAACGCATCAAGATGAATGGATAGAAGTAGTACCTACTGTTATGAGTGTTGCTGATTGCTCGAATCCAGATCAGATGAGCTATCATTTTGGTTATGATGCGCTGAAAATCATGAAAAAGAATAGTTATACGAGCCTTGCTACAAAATTTCAAGGCATAAAAAGATGGGTCAACAATTACTCAAAATTAGAAGAAATCATGGATGGACAAGGAAATACTGCGCTTGTCCCAAGAAGCCAAATTTTAAGAGAATTTATGCTTTATATTATTCGCATGGCAGAGCATCAGTTTAAATGTCGCTTTAAGCATTTGCATATTTCTAGTCCTGTAAAGTTAAAAACACAATTTATCGAAATGTTTCATAATATTTTGCCCGAATACGAAATAGAATCGGACCATGCCCTAGATGAAGGTATGGCAGTACTTTATAATACCATCGCCAATCAAATTGAGAATGATAGCTTTATGGATGGTAAGGAATATAAAGCACTTGTCATCGATTGTGGAGGTGGAACGACGGATCTCTCTTCTTGTAAATTCCGTATAGAGGATGGGCATATTTCTTATAAAATTGAGATTAACACGACATATGAAAATGGTGATACAAACTTTGGAGGAAATAATATAACATATCGTATCTTCCAGTTCATGAAGATTGTTTTTGCCAATTATTATAGCCGCGGAAAGAATGCCTATGATATTGATGCGTTAATTGATATTCCTGGAAAGGATATTTATAGGCATGTTGATGATTTTGGATTAGAAGCTGTTTATGAACAATTTGAATCTGCCTTTATAGAAGCAGGGAACATTATTCCTACACGCTTTAAAGAATATGAAAATCGCACGCGTGATGAATACTTGCGCGTTAGGAATAATTATTACTTTTTATGGGAAATGGCGGAGGAGATGAAAAAGGAATTCTTCCGTAAGACAGGTATTTTAAGAAGTCGATTTTATTCAGAAAATGATTTGCATCAGGATAGTGACCTAAATGTAACAGCTGTTGAACGATGGTGTTTATCACTATTGGAAAACAATCAATTTAAAGACGTCTATGATTATCCAAATGTATTTTTCAATATTAAAGAAATCAATCATTTAATCAAGGCTGATATTTATGATATTGTTAGAGACTTTTTGGAGGAGTTTTATGAGAATGGTCAGTTGTCAGAATACTCGATCATTAAGCTCACAGGTCAATCGTGTAAGATTGATGCATTTAGAGAAGCTTTAAAAGAATTTGTACCAGGACGAAGCATTGAATTTAGACAAAAGGCTGAAAACATTGGGAAAGTGCCAGAATTGAAGCTTTCTTGTTTAAGAGGAGCGCTGCGTTATTTGAATGCCAAAAAGATTGGCATGATTGAAACAGATGTCACGAATCATGCTCCTGGTGTGCCATATGCAGTAAGTGCCTTTACACATAATCGTCAGGAAAAACTGCTTATTAGTAGTCTCGAACGGCTGAACCAAATTCATGGTACAATTTCTCGCCCATGGGGTGTGACGGAGGTTGAATTTTTCCTAAGTGGCAGTGACAATCACGCCACACATAAATACATTTACTTCAATCGGAAAGAAGATTATGCGCCAGTTCTTTACGAGAACATCGCTGCTTACTATCAAGATAAAATTCCACAAGATGAAACAGATTCCATTGTTAACGGGGAAGTTAAGTTTTTTGTATTTGCAGGAGAAGCTCACTGGGGATTCCATGTTGTGCCAGTAGCTAGAAGAGATGAACAGCTATTTATAGGCAGTAAAGAATTCTTTGCTTTTGAAACTGATTTATCAGAGCTGGATTTCTTTGATGGATTAAAGTAA
- a CDS encoding DNA and RNA helicase produces the protein MSEGVFANRYPHFLKGRILKREMLENIRDYSRDFLDLYFQDYSNGIIAGVNVVVSETMLVITQGIVKYNNRIYMLLTDHKLPYQATGKELMLKIRFAEEVNELDFTTFTTDIVLDDLMEPTHNELELGRFKLKPGSSLRSAHIDFSDFATEYNTVNYIHCQYAGIHKSTYHPIILQYFAQELLKNRPSNAYDIAFALECLNQDRVQRDVIDFYVSNRLGLEYQEYTNLQIHKYLSRILLETKTGARLTANNQARPKRMIVD, from the coding sequence GTGAGTGAAGGAGTGTTTGCCAATCGATATCCGCATTTCCTAAAAGGCAGGATTTTAAAGCGAGAAATGCTTGAGAATATTCGAGACTATTCTAGGGACTTTTTAGATTTGTATTTCCAAGACTACTCAAATGGCATTATTGCTGGGGTCAATGTTGTTGTATCTGAAACTATGCTTGTGATTACACAGGGAATTGTGAAGTATAATAACCGAATTTATATGCTTCTTACTGACCATAAACTTCCTTATCAGGCGACAGGAAAAGAATTGATGCTGAAAATACGATTTGCTGAAGAAGTAAATGAATTGGATTTTACAACTTTTACGACAGACATTGTCTTAGATGACTTAATGGAGCCTACTCACAATGAGCTAGAATTAGGTCGTTTCAAATTAAAACCTGGGTCCAGCCTACGCTCAGCGCATATAGATTTTTCGGATTTTGCTACTGAATATAATACAGTCAATTATATTCACTGTCAGTATGCGGGCATTCATAAAAGTACATATCATCCAATCATTTTACAATATTTTGCGCAAGAGCTTTTAAAAAATCGTCCATCTAACGCCTATGATATAGCGTTTGCGCTAGAGTGCCTAAACCAAGATCGTGTACAACGAGATGTCATTGATTTTTATGTAAGTAATCGTCTAGGTTTGGAATACCAAGAGTATACGAATCTACAAATTCATAAATATTTAAGTCGAATATTATTAGAAACTAAAACGGGTGCCCGTTTGACAGCAAATAATCAAGCACGACCAAAGCGTATGATTGTCGACTAA
- a CDS encoding pentapeptide repeat-containing protein, whose protein sequence is MQAEGILQHFYETEVEKRRLKYLLALEDYFQGSKDELAEEFKESFLNICLQLQQEQAEQQKGPIGHIVFSMLRSELLGGSHRYLVEGTDEDWFFDLHPILATYDVSWAFRFLEQLIEELSMYSKTFMGAISQADIERIKLMEAAHFHQYIISLARYALPDIIRCPEYLALERAVTVEIRIGEYMDISEVVYSDDFSPKDTEEIKAWLDQKLEDEYPYEVFSNLNLSGGNYESLDIRYAFFHKTNLSHSQMRDCMLIGANFKESLLIETDVSFSAIHEADFSNSQLQGANFQHVKGASGLLDREKREMPGYLPVRFNGANLEGANFELADLKGACFLGANVKNTYFVGANLDKAVFSIEARNHLKLDPFQTANVIWK, encoded by the coding sequence ATGCAAGCGGAGGGAATTTTACAGCATTTCTATGAAACAGAAGTAGAAAAAAGACGGCTGAAATATTTATTGGCATTAGAAGATTATTTTCAAGGTTCTAAAGATGAGCTTGCCGAAGAATTTAAAGAATCCTTTCTAAACATCTGTCTTCAGTTGCAACAGGAACAAGCCGAACAGCAAAAAGGACCAATCGGACATATCGTCTTTTCCATGCTACGATCAGAGCTACTAGGTGGTAGCCATCGCTATTTAGTAGAAGGAACAGATGAAGATTGGTTCTTTGACCTACACCCTATATTAGCTACCTATGATGTGAGCTGGGCATTTCGTTTTTTAGAGCAATTGATAGAAGAGTTATCTATGTATAGCAAAACATTTATGGGTGCGATTTCACAAGCAGATATAGAGCGCATCAAGTTAATGGAAGCTGCACACTTTCATCAGTATATCATTAGCCTTGCAAGGTACGCACTGCCTGACATCATTAGATGCCCAGAATACTTAGCACTGGAAAGAGCTGTAACAGTGGAAATTCGTATAGGTGAGTATATGGATATAAGTGAAGTTGTTTATAGTGATGATTTCTCACCGAAGGATACGGAAGAAATCAAGGCTTGGCTTGACCAAAAGTTAGAGGACGAATATCCATATGAGGTATTTAGTAATTTAAATTTATCCGGTGGGAACTATGAAAGCTTAGACATACGCTATGCATTTTTCCATAAGACGAATTTGTCGCATAGTCAAATGCGGGATTGCATGCTGATTGGCGCTAATTTCAAAGAAAGCCTGCTGATCGAAACAGATGTAAGCTTTAGTGCTATACATGAAGCAGATTTCAGCAATAGCCAGCTTCAGGGTGCCAATTTCCAACATGTGAAAGGGGCAAGTGGGCTTCTTGATCGAGAGAAGAGGGAAATGCCAGGTTACTTACCAGTACGTTTTAACGGAGCAAATTTAGAAGGAGCAAATTTTGAATTGGCAGATTTAAAAGGTGCTTGTTTTTTAGGGGCAAATGTAAAAAATACGTATTTTGTAGGCGCTAATTTAGACAAAGCAGTGTTCTCTATTGAAGCACGAAATCATCTAAAACTAGATCCATTTCAAACCGCAAATGTCATTTGGAAGTAG
- a CDS encoding serine protease: MNYFILSQDERISNAVEPVGISQVIKKELLTAERMEELEAIDRQFPVLDKRANDYIDFIEKPVPLLSGPVKQLVGKYEPRLQFKSVVLMDLPKLSQVLYWLIIPPKVSCLSAQTEFHLDGTLKKLVIDEALAAPYTIFKIDGIKEDYIIVNIELAESILRRAFRGIRLSKVQTEGKWSAVFRY, encoded by the coding sequence ATGAACTATTTTATTCTATCTCAGGATGAGCGTATTTCGAATGCTGTAGAACCAGTTGGCATATCCCAAGTCATCAAGAAAGAATTACTGACAGCCGAAAGAATGGAGGAGCTGGAGGCGATTGATCGTCAATTTCCAGTGTTAGATAAGCGTGCAAATGACTATATCGATTTTATCGAAAAGCCAGTCCCGCTGCTTTCAGGTCCGGTTAAACAATTAGTGGGAAAATATGAGCCGCGCTTACAGTTCAAATCGGTTGTGTTAATGGATTTACCCAAATTAAGTCAAGTGCTATATTGGCTCATCATTCCACCAAAAGTTTCCTGCCTGTCAGCTCAAACAGAATTTCATCTGGACGGTACGCTGAAAAAGCTCGTCATTGATGAGGCATTAGCTGCTCCGTATACCATTTTTAAAATTGACGGTATTAAAGAGGATTATATCATCGTCAATATTGAGCTCGCAGAAAGTATACTACGCCGTGCATTTCGAGGTATTCGATTGTCAAAAGTACAAACCGAAGGGAAATGGAGCGCAGTTTTTCGTTACTAG
- a CDS encoding DUF4280 domain-containing protein yields MSEEMQTKGDEQRSYVVAGATLSCSQGDQTSILKMPVSHGVYVKNKAQMNTMDFKPNVNIQPFGLCQTLANPTVAAATTANNGVLTPMPCTPVVTMPWINGKDDQLVENFAALINQSINMCLYCGTIKVEDDGQE; encoded by the coding sequence ATGTCGGAAGAAATGCAAACAAAAGGTGATGAGCAGCGCAGCTATGTAGTGGCAGGTGCCACATTATCTTGTTCACAGGGTGATCAAACAAGCATTTTAAAGATGCCTGTAAGCCATGGTGTTTATGTGAAGAACAAAGCACAGATGAACACGATGGATTTTAAGCCCAATGTCAATATCCAACCCTTCGGCCTATGTCAGACATTAGCAAACCCTACGGTCGCAGCAGCTACTACGGCGAATAATGGCGTTCTAACACCTATGCCCTGCACCCCTGTTGTCACGATGCCATGGATAAACGGAAAAGATGATCAATTGGTGGAGAATTTCGCCGCGCTCATCAATCAATCTATCAATATGTGTCTCTATTGCGGGACAATCAAAGTAGAAGATGATGGCCAGGAATAA
- a CDS encoding phage baseplate assembly protein V, with protein sequence MNKCDEVIGYGELEFVSPYEVQTLHDISLIQTVNDHAKLCITGVIPEEKKDSCMKLASSTDLIELYQLKDGQRVRPLFKGHVAELAIRMVRGIYQIELEALSSSFRLDYKPTSRSFQHVQMTYSDMITKVLTDYPGADVIDMTSKATTLKQFVLQYKETEWQFLKRMASHFRTVLVPAVDAETPKLWFGLPEGQVEKLSATNYTIGKDRSVYLHTLHNDSERPIIERDTVSYVIESKKILALGDRVLIQNKELVVVKSIARMQKGVLTYEYHLLSEAGIRQGRLNIPSLLGVSIEGKVLEVKKDQVRLHLAIDETQKKDEATWFNLATPYTAEGHSGFYSPPEIGDNVHLAFPTHREETAIARHSIRKGGDTNPKTADPKTAYWGTPRGKDMKLDPQSVTFTAKEGAVFLQLHQESGIEVHSKHPLTLKANDNITFAGKTISMSATESLRFTCGSSSLVLDGITDIQGQVVEMEGSVKAPVSVSSAMEDDDDNLEQGLDVMGMIPLAGGGA encoded by the coding sequence GTGAACAAGTGTGATGAAGTAATTGGGTACGGTGAGCTCGAATTCGTATCCCCCTACGAAGTCCAAACATTGCATGATATCAGCCTGATTCAAACCGTCAACGACCATGCAAAGTTGTGTATTACGGGGGTAATCCCCGAAGAAAAGAAAGATAGTTGTATGAAACTTGCAAGCAGTACAGATTTGATTGAACTTTATCAACTGAAGGATGGGCAACGTGTCCGACCACTCTTTAAAGGGCATGTAGCAGAACTTGCTATTCGGATGGTAAGAGGTATCTACCAAATCGAGCTGGAGGCACTATCGTCTTCATTTCGCTTGGACTATAAACCAACATCACGTTCTTTTCAACATGTGCAAATGACATATAGCGACATGATTACGAAAGTACTTACCGACTATCCGGGCGCCGATGTCATTGATATGACTTCAAAAGCTACTACTCTAAAGCAATTTGTATTACAATATAAGGAGACAGAATGGCAGTTTTTAAAGCGCATGGCCTCCCATTTTCGTACTGTGCTCGTCCCTGCAGTGGATGCCGAAACGCCCAAGCTGTGGTTTGGTCTACCCGAAGGACAAGTAGAGAAGCTATCGGCTACTAATTATACCATTGGCAAGGATCGCTCCGTGTATTTACATACGCTACACAATGACAGCGAACGACCAATAATAGAGCGGGATACGGTATCTTATGTGATTGAATCGAAAAAAATACTGGCACTTGGTGACCGTGTCCTCATACAAAACAAGGAGCTTGTTGTGGTAAAGTCAATCGCCCGCATGCAAAAAGGTGTCCTTACCTATGAGTATCATTTACTGTCGGAGGCTGGTATTCGCCAAGGGAGACTGAATATTCCGTCACTTTTAGGTGTATCTATCGAAGGGAAGGTATTAGAGGTTAAAAAGGACCAAGTGCGACTCCACCTAGCAATTGATGAGACGCAAAAGAAGGACGAGGCGACATGGTTTAATCTTGCAACACCATATACAGCAGAGGGGCATAGCGGCTTTTACAGTCCACCTGAAATAGGCGATAACGTCCACCTTGCCTTTCCAACGCATCGGGAAGAAACAGCGATTGCCCGTCACAGTATTCGAAAGGGCGGGGATACGAATCCCAAAACAGCCGACCCGAAAACCGCTTACTGGGGCACACCACGAGGTAAAGACATGAAGCTCGACCCACAATCGGTGACATTTACGGCAAAGGAAGGCGCTGTCTTTTTACAGCTTCATCAGGAAAGTGGGATTGAGGTGCACAGTAAGCATCCGCTTACCCTAAAAGCCAATGACAATATCACCTTTGCAGGCAAAACTATCTCCATGAGTGCAACGGAATCTCTGCGCTTTACGTGTGGTTCTAGCAGTCTCGTTCTTGATGGCATTACGGATATACAGGGACAAGTTGTTGAAATGGAAGGTTCCGTTAAAGCCCCTGTTTCTGTGTCCAGTGCAATGGAAGATGATGATGATAATTTAGAACAAGGCCTAGACGTCATGGGCATGATTCCCCTCGCAGGGGGTGGTGCTTAA
- a CDS encoding HNH endonuclease, with product MAKKGKGKGKGKGFLGKAASLLGSIPSVGDVAKKAKKAVKSTAKKAGSAAKSTAKKAKSVAKSTAKKVKKAAKTTAKKAKKAASSAKKKVKKKAKKAKKKLGKVYTKARKTANNLSKSKIVKQVKKVAKKSVLATKKAAQKTKKAVKKAGKQVKAAVKDTKKVMTKVAGKVAHTYTAFKEGGYKSAASAILDFVPIVGNIKAGIEIATGKEMFTNRKLETWERGVGVAAVFGGGLVKGAVRGSRLASGIVTGSKNTTKNSTSVAKSLDGKTPESKPPKNKEPAKKQAETKGTGNGTNIPPAFKQTKFASSYKNRYNQTPAPNNPTVEFKGARGESLCTLKPPPDPQIQKILGQADIDGIQYKNAVPDFSPVAKAQFEIDHMVGGIGKNGTKARAINFKQADQKLAEQLNNSPELANKFGMTPGKIKAGDIADYREEYKLTWHELNDVKTIQLVPSEINSKFGHLGGVGEINAGAFKPEGFAAK from the coding sequence ATGGCGAAGAAAGGTAAGGGTAAAGGGAAAGGTAAAGGGTTTTTAGGCAAGGCAGCTAGTTTACTCGGTAGTATCCCAAGCGTCGGAGATGTAGCAAAGAAAGCAAAGAAAGCGGTTAAATCAACAGCGAAAAAGGCGGGAAGTGCAGCGAAGTCGACAGCCAAAAAAGCAAAAAGTGTCGCCAAGTCAACGGCGAAAAAAGTGAAAAAGGCGGCTAAAACGACGGCAAAAAAAGCCAAAAAAGCAGCAAGTTCAGCCAAAAAGAAAGTCAAAAAGAAGGCAAAGAAGGCGAAGAAAAAGCTAGGCAAAGTTTATACAAAAGCTCGTAAAACCGCGAACAATCTGTCCAAAAGCAAAATAGTTAAACAGGTTAAGAAAGTGGCGAAGAAGAGTGTACTGGCAACGAAAAAAGCCGCTCAAAAGACGAAGAAAGCAGTCAAAAAAGCTGGTAAGCAGGTAAAAGCAGCGGTTAAAGACACGAAAAAGGTCATGACAAAAGTGGCGGGGAAAGTTGCTCACACCTATACTGCCTTTAAAGAAGGGGGCTATAAGAGTGCTGCCTCGGCAATTTTGGACTTTGTTCCGATAGTCGGCAATATAAAAGCAGGAATTGAGATTGCCACCGGAAAAGAAATGTTCACAAATCGCAAGCTAGAAACTTGGGAACGAGGCGTAGGAGTTGCGGCTGTATTTGGTGGAGGTTTAGTCAAAGGAGCTGTACGTGGCAGTAGACTTGCATCTGGCATCGTCACTGGCAGCAAGAATACAACAAAAAATTCAACATCGGTAGCCAAGTCTTTAGATGGGAAAACTCCAGAATCAAAACCGCCAAAAAATAAAGAACCAGCTAAAAAGCAGGCAGAGACTAAGGGTACGGGAAATGGTACTAATATTCCACCCGCCTTTAAGCAAACTAAATTTGCCAGTTCATATAAAAATAGATACAATCAAACACCTGCACCAAATAACCCAACTGTCGAATTTAAAGGAGCACGAGGGGAATCTCTATGTACGCTTAAACCACCGCCAGACCCTCAAATACAAAAGATATTGGGTCAAGCTGATATTGATGGTATCCAATATAAAAATGCTGTTCCTGATTTTTCACCAGTAGCAAAAGCACAATTCGAAATTGACCACATGGTAGGTGGGATTGGCAAGAACGGAACAAAAGCGAGAGCTATTAACTTTAAACAAGCAGATCAAAAATTGGCTGAACAACTTAACAATTCGCCTGAGCTGGCAAACAAGTTTGGAATGACTCCTGGGAAAATTAAAGCAGGAGACATTGCAGATTATCGAGAAGAATACAAGTTAACCTGGCATGAATTAAATGATGTGAAGACGATCCAACTTGTACCATCAGAAATAAATAGCAAATTTGGACATCTTGGCGGTGTAGGAGAGATAAATGCAGGAGCGTTTAAGCCGGAAGGATTTGCAGCTAAATAG